The following coding sequences lie in one Chryseobacterium shigense genomic window:
- a CDS encoding WxL protein host-binding domain-containing protein yields MIKRIFLLMFLMLQFSFLHAGIVVLNGLTHTYKVENGKVYKGKIGIENTGSTPQTVKLFLQDFIYKADGSINYTTIHTNNRTNGDWIRLNTNLITLKAKEKTEVFYEITVPDQPADPGSYWSVIIVEPVEDIKPSNDKIGVNITSVIRYAIQVITDYEPEKAKPDLKFESVKIEKEDGKQTAKIAIANSGNLYCKPTVTIEIYNRKTGERIGSYTSIAMGLLPQTSKSFYIDISKIPADQYKAVLIATDEEDNAFALNVELEIKND; encoded by the coding sequence ATGATAAAGCGCATTTTCCTTTTGATGTTTCTGATGCTGCAGTTTAGTTTTTTGCATGCGGGTATTGTTGTTCTAAACGGTCTTACCCATACTTACAAAGTGGAAAACGGAAAAGTGTATAAAGGAAAAATCGGTATTGAAAATACAGGCAGCACTCCTCAGACCGTAAAATTATTTTTACAGGACTTCATCTATAAGGCTGACGGGTCCATAAACTACACCACTATACACACGAATAACAGAACTAATGGTGACTGGATCAGGCTTAATACAAACCTGATTACATTGAAGGCAAAGGAAAAAACCGAAGTATTCTATGAAATTACAGTTCCCGATCAGCCCGCCGATCCCGGAAGTTACTGGAGTGTCATCATTGTTGAGCCTGTAGAAGATATTAAGCCAAGTAATGATAAAATAGGAGTGAATATCACTTCTGTGATACGCTATGCTATTCAGGTCATTACCGATTATGAACCGGAAAAGGCAAAACCTGATCTAAAATTTGAAAGTGTAAAAATAGAAAAAGAAGACGGAAAGCAAACCGCAAAAATTGCGATAGCCAACAGCGGTAATCTGTATTGTAAACCAACAGTAACTATTGAAATTTATAACAGAAAAACCGGAGAACGTATTGGAAGCTATACAAGCATTGCAATGGGATTATTACCGCAGACCTCCAAATCATTTTATATTGATATCAGCAAAATTCCGGCAGACCAATACAAGG